The Paracoccus sp. MA DNA segment ATGGACAGACTTTGGGGGCAGGCGCGTGAAGAACTTCAGAAGATCGTCGGAGCGGACAGTTTCTCCACCTGGATCGAGCCCCTGCGCCTGACCGGCGTCGCGGACGGCACCGCCACCATCGCCTGCCCGACCCGCTTCCTGTCCGACTGGGTCTCGCGCCATTACAGCGACGATATCCTCAAGGTGCTGGACCGCATGGGCGGCCCCGTGCAGCGCCTGAGCTTCGAGACCCGCAGCCAGACCGCCCGCCAGGCCGCCGCGCCCGCCGTCAAGCGCCCCGCCGCCCCGCGCCCCTCGGGCGAAGAGGACCTGGCCGCGCCGCTGGACAGCCGTTTCACCTTCGAGAATTTCGTGGTCGGCAAGCCCAACGAGCTGGCCCATGCCGCCGCCCGCCGGGTGGCCGAGGGCGGGCCGGTGACCTTCAACCCGCTGTTTCTCTATGGCGGCGTCGGCCTGGGCAAGACCCACCTGATGCATGCCATCGCCCGCGAGATCCAGATGCGCCAGCCCGAGGCGCGGGTGCTCTATCTCTCGGCCGAACAGTTCATGTATCGCTTCGTCCAGGCGCTGCGCGACCGCACGGTGATGGATTTCAAGGAACTGTTCCGCACCGTCTCGGTGCTGATGGTCGATGACGTGCAGTTCATCGCCGGCAAGGAATCCACGCAGGAGGAATTCTTCCACACCTTCAACACGCTGGTCGATCAGGGCAAGCAGATCGTCATCTCGGCCGACCGCGCGCCGGGCGAGATCAAGGACATGGAGGAGCGCATCAAGTCCCGCCTGCAATGCGGGCTGGTGGTGGACCTGCACCCGACCGATTACGAGCTGCGCCTGGGCATCCTGCAAAGCAAGACCGACAGCTTCCGCGTGCAATATCCCGGGCTGCTGATCGCGCCGGGCGTGCTGGAATTCCTGGCGCATCGCATCACCTCGAATGTCCGGGTGCTGGAAGGCGCGTTGCAGCGGCTCTTCGCCTTCGCCAGCCTGATGGGCCGCGAGATCACGCTGGACATGACCCAGGAATGCCTGGCCGACATCCTGCGCGCCAACGACCGCAAGGTTTCCATCGAGGAGATCCAGCGCAAGGTGGCCGAGCATTACAACATCCGCCTGGCCGACATGATCGGGCCCAAGCGCGTGCGCACCGTCGCCCGGCCGCGGCAGATCGCCATGTATCTGTCCAAGCAGATGACCTCGCGCAGCCTGCCCGAGATCGGGCGGCGTTTCGGCGGCCGCGACCACACCACCATCATGCATGGGGTGAAGAAGATCGAGGAGCTGCGCAGCGCCGACCGCGGCCTGGCGGAAGACATCGACCTGCTGCGCCGCCTTCTGGAAGCCTGAACGCATGCGCTTGACCTTGCGCGGGAATGTGCCAAATTGGCGCCCCGCGCCAGACCGGCATGAGACCAGAAGGACATGAGGGTGGACCTATGAAATTTTCGATTGAACGCGCCGATCTGGTCAAGGCCGTTTCCCAGGCCCAGTCCGTCGTCGAACGCCGCAACACCATTCCGATCCTGGCCAATGTGCTGATCGAGGCCACGCCCGAAGGCGTCAGCTTCCGCGCCACCGACCTGGATACCGAGATCGTGGACCGCGCGCATGCGCAGGTCGAGCGGCCCGGCGCCACCACCGTCTCGGCCGGGATGCTCAACGACATCGCCCGCAAGCTGCCGGACGGCGCGCTGGTGCAGCTCAGCCTCGACGCTGCCTCGCAGCGGCTGTCGGTGCAGGCCGGGCGTTCGAATTTCAGCCTGGCGACACTGCCGCGCGAGGATTTTCCGGTCATGTCCTCGTCGGAATATTCGGCGAATTTCTCGGCCCCCGCCGCGGTGCTGCGCCGGCTGTTCGACAAGTCGAAATTCGCCATCTCGAACGAGGAGACCCGCTATTACCTGAACGGCGTCTACATGCATGTCGCGCAGGGCGAGGACGGCCCGACCCTGCGCTGCGTCGCCACCGATGGCCACCGGCTGGCGCGGATCGACGCGCCGCTGCCCTCGGGCGCCGAAGAGATGCCGGGCGTGATCGTGCCGCGCAAGACCGTGGCCGAGCTGCGCAAGCTGCTGGACGACGACGAGGCCGAGATCGCGGTTTCGGTCAGCGAGACCAAGGTGCGCTTCGCCACGCCCACCATCACCCTGACCTCGAAGGTGATCGACGGCACCTTCCCGGATTACAGCCGCGTGATCCCCTCGGCCAATGCCCGCAAGCTGGAAGTCGATGCCGGCGATTTCGCCAAGGCCGTCGACCGGGTGGCCACCGTCAGCAGCGAGCGTTCGCGGGCCGTCAAGCTGTCGCTGGACGAGGACCGGCTGGTCCTGTCGGTGAACGCCCCCGATGCCGGCGCGGCCGACGAGGAGCTGCCGGTGGCCTATGCCGACGATCCGCTGGAGATCGGCTTCAACGCCAAATACCTGCACGAGATCGCCAGCCAGATCGAGCGCGAGAATGCGGTGTTCCTGTTCAACGGCTCGGGCGACGCGGCGCTGATCCGCGAAGGCGGCGACACCAGCGCGGTTTATGTCGTCATGCCGATGCGCGTGTGACGCTGACCCGGCTGCACCTGACCCAGTTCCGCAGCTGGGCCAGGCTGGAGATCGAGGCCGATCGCCGCCCCGTCGCCATCCACGGTCCGAACGGGGCGGGCAAGACCAATATCCTGGAAGCCATCTCGATGCTGTCGCCCGGCCGCGGCATGCGCGGCGCCGCGCCCGGCGACCAGGCCCGCAAGGGGCCGGATGTCGGCTGGCAGATCCGCGCCCGGATCGGCGAGCATGAGGTCCTGACCCGCGCCCTACCCGGCGAGCGGCGCGAGGTGGTGATCGACGACAGGCCCGCGACGCAGATCGCGCTTGGCGGGCTGATGCGGCTGATCTGGCTGACCCCGGCCATGGACCGGCTGTGGACCGACGCGCCGGAACAGCGGCGGCGCTTTCTCGACCGCGTGACGCTGAGCTTCACCCCCGGCCATGCCGAAGATGCGCTGGCCTATGACAAGGCCATGCGCGAGCGCAACCGGCTGCTCAAGGACGAGATCCGCGACCCCGGCTGGTATCGCGCGCTGGAGGCGCAGATGGCCGAGACCGGGGCGGCGGTGACGCGCAACCGGCTGGACGCCATCGCCCGGATCATGGCGGCGCAGGACGGGGCCGGGACCGCCTTTCCCTCGGCCAGCCTGACCCTGCTGCCGGGCGAGGGGTTCGCCTGCGATCCCGATCCCGACAGCATCGCCGCCCGGCTGGCCGAGGGCCGCAGCCGCGACATGGCCGCCGGCCGCACCCTGACCGGCCCGCATCGCGCCGACCTGGGCGCGCATTGGGGGCCGCAGGCCATGCCCGCGGCGCTGTCCTCGACCGGCGAGCAGAAGGCGCTGCTTCTGTCGCTGGTCCTCGCCAATGCCCGGGCGCTGGGGGGCGAAACTCCGGTGCTGCTGCTTGACGAGGTGGCGGCGCATCTGGACGCCGAGCGCCGCGCCGCGCTTTACGACGAGATCTGCGCGCTTGGCGCCCAGAGCTGGCTGACCGGCACCGGGCCGGAACTGTTCGAGGCGCTGCACGGCCGGGCGCAATTCCTGGCGATCGAGCGGCAAGGTGAGACTTCGACCCTCGCAATGGGTATCTGAGGAGCAAAGAAGCCGGTTTCACGTCGATTTGAGTATTTGGGAAACGGTGAAGCTCAGGGGTCGAGCATCAAGTCCACCAGTTCGAACCGGCTCACGTCGACGATGCCGAGATCCGAGATCCGCAGTTCCGGGATCACCACCAGCGCCAGCAGCGAATGCTGCATATAGGCGTTGTTGAGCGTGCAGCCGCAATCCTGCATCGCCTTGACGATGGCCTGCGCGGCCTCGGCCACCTCCTCGGCCGGGCGGTCGGACATCAGCCCGGCGATGGGCAGCGGCACGGTCGCCAGTTCCTCGCCGTCGCGGAACACGGTGACGCCGCCGCCGATCCCGCCCAGGTGGTTCGCGGCCGCCGCCATGCTGTCGCGATCCGTGCCGACGACGATCATGTGGTGGCTGTCATGCGCCACGGTCGAGGCGACCGCCATCCGGCCCCGGTAGCCGAAGCCCGAGACGAAGCCGTTCACCACGCCGCCCGTCGCCCGGTGCCGTTCGACCAGGGCGATGTGGCAGGTGTCGCCCTGCCCCTCGATCACGCCGTCGCGGATCGGCAGCTCGGCGGTCAGCGCACGGGTCGGCGCCTGGTTTTCGACCACGCCGATGACACGGACGCGGGTGCTGGCGCCCGTGGCGCGGACCTCGAAATCCGGGGCGGCGAGGCGCTTGCCCAGATGCACCGAGTTGCGCGCCGCCTCGGGCCAGGCGATGCGCGGGCAATCGACCAGCAGCCTGCCGGCTTCCGCCACCAGCCGGCCTTGGGCGATCACCGCCTCGATGGGCAGGGTCCGCAGCTCCGAGGTCAGGATCACATCCGCCCGCCGGCCCGGGGTGATGCTGCCCAGCTCGCGTTCCAGCCCGAAATGCTGCGCCGCATTGATGGTCGCCATCTGGATCGCCACCAGCGGATCGCAGCCGCAGTCGATGGCGTGGCGCACCACCCGGTTCATGTGGCCCTCATGGACCAGCGTGCCGGAATGGCTGTCATCGGTGCAGAGGATGAAGAAGCGCGGATCGAGCCCCTTTTCGGTGATCGCGGTGATCTGGCTTGCCACGTCATACCAGGCCGAGCCGAGGCGCATCATGCAGCCCATGCCCTGCCGCACGCGGGCGATGCCCTGCGCCTCGGTCGTGGTCTCGTGATCGTCGTTGGCACCGCCGGCGACATAGGCGTGGAAGGGCCGGCCGAGGTCGGGGCTGGCGTAATGCCCGCCCACCGTCTTGCCGGCGGCGCGGGTCGCCGCGATCTCGGCCAGCATCTGCGGGTCGCCCGCGGCCACGCCGGGAAAGTTCATCATCTCGCCCAGGCCGACGATGCCGTCCCAGCCCATGGCCTGCGCCACCTCGCCCTCGGTGATCGGCTGGCCGGTGGTTTCCAGCCCCGGCGCCGAGGGCGCGCAGCTGGGCATCTGCGTGAACATGCTGATCGGCTGGAGCAGCGATTCGTCGCGCATCAGCCGCACGCCCTCCAGCCCCAGCACATTGGCGATCTCGTGCGGGTCGTGGAAGATCGTCGTGGTGCCGTGCGGGATCACCGCCGCCGCGAAGCCGGCAGGCGTCAGCATCCCCGATTCGACATGCATATGCGCGTCGATCAGGCCCGGGACCATGAAGCGGCCCGCGGCCTCGATCACCTGCGTATCGGGGCCGATCGAGGATCCGGCATCGGGGCCGACATAGGCCACCCGGCCATCGGCCACCGCCAGGTCGATCCCCGGGATCACCTCGCGCGCATGGACATTGACCCATTGCCCGCCCCGGATCACCAGATCGGCCGGGGCACGCCCCGCCGCCACCTCGACCAGCCGGGCCTGTGATTGGGTCCACGGTTTCAACATGCCTGCCTCCTTGTTCATCGCCCCCAGATTGCGGCAGGGTGGCGCGGAAGGAAAGGCGGCGCGATGGAATGGAGCGGCGAGGCCAGCGTGATGGCGCAGCAAAGGCACGGCGAAAGCGCCGTGATCCTGACCGTGCTGACGCGCGACGCGGGGCTGATCCGCGGCCTCGTTCCCGGCGGCGCCAGCACCAAGCGCGCCGCCATGCTGCAACCGGGCAACCGGATCAGCCTGCGCTGGCGGGCGCGGCTGGAGGAGCAGCTGGGCACCTTCGCCGTCGAACCGGCGCGGGCGCGGCCGGGGCTGCTGGGGGGCGCCGATGCGCTGGCCGGGGTGAACGCGGTCACGGCGCTGCTGACCTATGCCCTGCCCGAGCGCGACCCGCATCCGCGCCTGGCCGACGCGACCGAGGCGCTGCTGGACCTGATGGATGCGGGCGGGAACTGGGCCGAGGCCTATCTGCGCTGGGAAATGCGGCTTCTGGACGAACTGGGCTTCGGCCTCGACCTGGCCAGCTGCGCGGTGACCGGCTCGCGCGAGGGGCTGGCCTATGTCAGCCCGCGCTCGGGCCGGGCGGTTTCGGCCCAGGCGGCGGGGGAATGGGCGCCGCGGCTGCTGCCCTTGCCGGCCATGCTGGGCGGGCGCGGCAATGGCGGCATCGAGGATGCGCTGGCCCTGACCGGGCATTTCCTGCGATCGCGGCTGGCCGAGGCGCATGCGGGCAAGCCGTTGCCGCCCGCCCGCGCCCGGCTGGTCGCCCGGCTTATCGCGTCGCCGCCCGCCAGCGGATGGTGACGCCGGGGCCGGTCATCACCAGTTCGCCGCCCTCGCGCCTTGCCTCGCGCACCGCGCCGAGCGCCTGGAAGAAGGCGTGTTCGCCGCCCTCCTGCAGGCAGGCGCGGCGGGTGGTGGCCAGCGCGCCCAGGTCCAGCGCCGGCAATGCGGCGTTGTTGCGGCCGGTGAACAGGTTGCAGGGCCCCTGCCCCGAGACCGTGCCATCCTCGGCGATATGCAGGCTGGGCGTGCCCGAGACCTCAAGGCCCTCCACCGCGATCAGCGTGTATGCGCCGGGGATCGGCGCCACCTCGGAATCCGGCATGCAGCCAGCCAGCGTCAGGACCAGGGCCAGGATCGGCATTCGCATCGCTTGCCCTCCTCGGGTCGGGTCATTCCTTGCGATAGCCCGGCTCGTAGGTCAGATAGGTCGGCCCCTTGATGGTCAGCACGCCGCCCTCGTAGGTGATGCCATTGGCCGCCGACAGCGCCTGGAAGTAGCGCGATTCCAGCCGTCCGGCCAGCCCGCTGCAGCCCATCTGGGACGTGGTCAGCGGCCCAAGCGCGAAGGCCGGCGGCTCGGCGTTCTGCTTGGCCGAGTAATGGTTGCAGGGCGCCTGACCCGAGATCGAGCCGTCCGCCTCGATGGTCATGCCGACATTGCGCTGCGGCACGGTATCGGAACCGATGCCGACCAGCACATAGGGGCCGGTCGGGATATTGGCGCCGGGCGTGTCCGAGGCGGTCGAGGTCGGCTCGCAGGCGGCAAGGCCGAGCGTGGCGGCAATTGCCGCCGAAATCATCGGGATGCGGGTCATGGGCAGCTCCGTTCTGTTCTCTTGCCGCCATAATGCCCTAACGCCCCCCGCTGTCCAGCCGGGCCCGGTATTTCCTCCTGCCCCAGTAACCTGCATGCAATAGCTGCGCTCTGCCCCACGGTTTACCCCGGCGCAACGCCATGGCCGCCATGGACCCGCGGCCCCTTCCCGGCCGCCGGCTTGACGCCCCGCCCGGCATCGGACAGGTTGCGCCTGCCTCCGGGCGAATGCGCAAGGCAGGGGATGCACAAGAGTTTCAGCGAATTGATGCGGCGCCGGCGCTCGGTCCGGGCCTATCGCGACGAGCCGGTCCCGCGCGCCACGGTCGAGGAGATCTGCCGCCTCGCCCGCACCGCACCCAGCGGGGCGAACCTGCAGCCCGGGCGCTTTCACATCCTGACCGGAACCGCGCTTGCCGATCTGGTGCGCGGCCTTCAGGCGGCCATCGATGCCGGCCTGCCCGAGACGGCGGAATATTCCTATTTCCCCGACCCCATGCCCGCGACGCTGAAGGCGCGGCAGCGGGCGGCGGGCTATGCGCTTTACCAGGCGCTGGGGATCGCCCGGCGCGATCTGGAGGGGCGCCGCCGGCAGTTCCGGCGCAACTATGCCTTTTTCGGCGCGCCGGTGGGCGTGGTGGTGACCATCGACCGGGCCATGGGCAAGGGCTGCTTCATGGACCTGGGGATGAGCCTGATGGGCTTCCTGCTGGCCGCCGAGGCGCAGGGGCTGGGGGCGACCGGCATCGGCGCGCTGGCCAATTACGGCCCCACCGTCCACCGCCTGCTGGACCTGCCCGGGGACGAGATGGTGGTCTGCGGCATCGCCTTGGGCTGGCCGGACCCGGACGCGCCCGAGAACCGCCTGCGCACCGGGCGCGAGGACCTGCCGGCCTATACCAGCTTCCGCGGCTTCTAGCCCGGCGGCTTCGACGGCCCGGCGGGCGCGCTTTGGAGCAGACCGCCCATCGCCCGCAAGAACCCGCGCCGGGGGCGCGACATCCTCTGACCGGGCAGGCATGGCCTGCAGGGCGGCGTCGACCGGCGCCGGCCCGGTTTCTCGGCCATTGAGCCGCCGGGCGTTCCCCGAACCGCGGTCCCGGCCCGCCTTGGCTTCGGCCTAGTCCAGCCGCTCCAGCACCGCGGCGCTGCCCAGCCCGCCGGCGGCGGCGATGGCGGCAAGGCCGCGCTGGCCGGGGCGGTCCAGCTCGTGCACCAGCCGCACCAGATTGATCGCGCCCGAGGCGCCGATGGGATGGCCGCGCGCCAGCGCGCCGCCGCCGCGATTGATCGCGGCCTCGGGCAGGCCGGCCAGCCGGGCGCAGGCGATGGCCTGCACCGCGAAGGCCTCCATCAGCTCGACGGCCGAAAGGGCCTCGGGCTTCAGCCCGGCCGCATCCAGCGCCGCGCGGATCGCGGGGACCGGTGCCAGCCCGGGCAGCTCGGGATCGGCGCCCAGCGTCGCCCCCGCCAGAATGCGCATCCGCGGCGCCGCCAGCCGCCGCGCCACGGCCCCCGAGACCAGCAGGCAGAACCCCGCGCCATCGGCCGCCGCGGCGGTATTGGCGGCGGTGACGCTGCCCGCCAGCACCGGCGCGCGGGCGCAGGTGCGCAGGGTCATGCGCCGTGCGAAGGGGTCGGCGCCGATGCCGGCCAGCGGGGTGATCTCGGCCCGCATCCGGTCCTGCGCGGCCAATGCGCGGGCATGGCTGGCGACGGTCCAGGCGTCCTGTTCCGCCCGCCCGATGCCCAGCCGCCGCGCGATGGCCTCGGCCGCCTCGGCCATGTCCGGGTCGCGGTCCGGCCAGGGCGTGAAGGGCGGCTGGTCATAGGCCACGGGCGGGCCGCCGGCCGGATCGCTGTGCAGCCGCAGCGGCCGGCGCGAATAGCTTTCCGCGCCGCCGGCGAGGACGACCTGATGCCGGCCGGCGCGGATCAGCGCCTCGGCCAGCAGCACCGCATCCATGCCGCCGCAGCATTGCCGGTCGATGGAAAGCCCCGCCACCCGCTCGGGCAGCCCCGCCGCCAGCGCCGCGACGCGGGCCGGATTGCCGCCCGCCCCCAGAGCGTTGCCCAGCACCAGTTCGTCGACATCGCCAGGCGCCAGTCCGGCATCGCGCAGCAGGTCGCGGATCACCGGGGCGGCAAGCTGGTGGACCTCCAGCGCCCGTAACGCGCCGCCGCGCGGCACCACCGGGCTGCGCCGGGCCGCGACGATGAAGGCCTCGCTCATGGCGGGGCGCCGACCAGCCGGGCCAGGGCCGCGAGATCCGGCTTGTCCGACCCCAGCAGCGGCAGGTGCGGCAGAAACAGGATGCGGCGCGGGGCGGCGTGATCGCCCAGCCCGTCCCGGCAGGCGCGGCGCAGCCGGGCGGCCAGAGCCTCGTCCTCGGCGCCTTCGACCACGGCGACGACGGCATGGCCGCGCCGCGCATCGGGAACCGCCAGCGCCGCGCAGAGTCCGGCGCCCGCCGCCGCCAGGGCGGCCTCGACATCCTCAAGGAACAGGTTCTGGTCGGCCACCGTCACCATGCGGCTTTCCCGGCCGCGCAGGAACAGGTTGCCCCGCGCGGCCAGCCGGCCGATATCGCCGGTGAACAGGTAGCCGCCGCGGCGCGGCGGCGGCGGCAGGTCGGGCTCGGCATAGCCCTCGCACAGATAGGGGCTGGCGACGCCGATCCGGCCCTCGTCATCCAGCCGCAGCCGCACCCCGGGATAGGCGCGGCCGACCGAGCCCTAGGGCGTGCCGGCATCGGCGATGGTGATGAAGCTGGTCTCGGAGGCGCCGTAGAATTCGCGGATCGCGGCATTCGGGCACAGTGCCGCCATCCCCGCCCGGCAGGCCGCATCCAGCTTGCCGCCGCCGCAGAACACATGCGTCAGCGCCGGCAGCCCGCCCGGCCCCGCCGCCAGCAGCAGCCGCCGCAACTGGCTGGGCGTGGCGTAAAGCACCGTCACGCCCGCCTCGGCCAGCTGCCAGACCTGGCTGCGCGGACCGTCCCCGGCCAGAACCAGCAGCCCTGCGCCCAGATGCAGCGCCTCCAGCGCGGCGTAAAGCGCCAGCGAATGGCCAAGCTGGCCCAGAACGGCATAGTGGTCGCGGGCCGACAGGCCGAAGGCGGCGCGGTTGACCTCGAAGCTGGCGATCCATGAGCCATGGCTGCGCCGGATGGTCTTGACCCGCCCGCCCGAGCCCGAGCTCTGGCAGCAGAGCGTCGGCGCGGGTGCGGGACCGGCAGGGCGGATGCCCGTCAGGCTCGCATGGATCGACAGGCCGCGCGCCAGACAGTCGAGCAGCGCGGCGACCGCCGCCGCATTCTGCCCGCGCGCGCCGCAGCCCAGCATCGCGCCCGGCCGGGCGGGGGCAAAGCCCTGGCCCGCCGCCCCGGTCACAGCCGCGTCTGGGCCCCGTCGGCGTCGGCGCGATGCCAGGCCAGCGTCTGCGGCCGCACCCGGGCCAGCGCCTGCACCAGCATGCCGGTGATCGCCGCCTTCAGAAGATCGCCGGGGATGAAGACCGCGACCAGCCCGAAGGCCTCGGCCAGGCCCTTGCCGCTGACGACGGCCAGCCCGGCCGCGCCGAGCACATAGAGCACCAGGATGCCGCCGAAGACCGCGCCCAGCCCCGCCGCAAGCCCAGCCGAGCGCAGCCGGACATGTTCGACGAACAGCCCGGTCGCGAAGGCCGCGACCGGAAAGCCCAGTGCGAAGCCCGCCGTGGGCGAGACGAAGACGCCAAGGCCCCCGCGGCCCCCGGCCAGCAGCGGCAGGCCAAGCGCGACCAGCAGCAGGAACAGCCCCGCCGCCGCCGCGCCGCGCCGCGCACCCAGCACCGCGCCGGCCAGCATAACGCCCAGCGTCTGCGCGGTGATCGGCACGCCGAAGCCCAGGGTGATCTGCGGCACCAGCCCCAGCGCCGCGATCATCGCGGCGAAAAGCGCGATCTGCGCGATATTGCGTTCCATGCGGTTACTCCGATCCTGAGGGTCCAAGGGCGCCGCCCCGCGCCCGCAAAGCTTCGCCGACATGATCGGCGTCGTCCAGTGCCTGCAGGGTCAGCGGCAGGATCAGCCGCCAGCCCGGCCGGCGACGAGAGCGGGCGCGCCACGCCTCGGCCAGCGTCTCGGCGCGCAAGACGAGGACGGGCGTGAAGCGGATGACCAGCGGCACGGCGATCTCCAGCGCCCCGGTCGGCAGGCCCATCCGGCGCAGCGGCGCGGTCAGGCGGCGGATCAGCGCCACCAGATCCTCGAGCGGCGTGGTCATGGTGACCAGATTGGCCAGGGCGACCAGCGTGACCATGCGCAGGGTGATCAGCAGGCCCTGGCGCATGTCGCCGGTCAGCGCGTGCCATGCCAGCAGAATGACGACAAAGGGCAGCACGACGCGCAGGCTGCCCAGACCGGCGCGCAGGAAGACCGGCCCGGGCGCGGCGTAAAGCGCCAGCACCGCCGCCAGCGCCCCGGCATGGACGGCAAGGCCCGGGACCAGGAACAGCCCGGTCGAGGCCAGGCACAGCGCCCCCAGCTTCAGCCCCGCAGGCCAGCGATGGGCGCGGGTCTCAACCGGCGAGGTCAGCGATATCATCGAGGTCCCCCAGCCGGATCATCTCGGCGGTGAAGTCGGGCAGCACCGCGGCGGGTGCGCCCTGCGCGACGATGCGGCCGCGATCCAGCCAGAACAGCTCGTCGCAGCCCTCCAGATCGCCCGGCTCGTGCGAGATGTGCAAAAGCCGCGTTTCCGCTCGGTGCAGATAGCGGCCGAGCTGGCG contains these protein-coding regions:
- a CDS encoding META domain-containing protein, translating into MRMPILALVLTLAGCMPDSEVAPIPGAYTLIAVEGLEVSGTPSLHIAEDGTVSGQGPCNLFTGRNNAALPALDLGALATTRRACLQEGGEHAFFQALGAVREARREGGELVMTGPGVTIRWRAATR
- a CDS encoding AMP-binding protein; the encoded protein is MTGAAGQGFAPARPGAMLGCGARGQNAAAVAALLDCLARGLSIHASLTGIRPAGPAPAPTLCCQSSGSGGRVKTIRRSHGSWIASFEVNRAAFGLSARDHYAVLGQLGHSLALYAALEALHLGAGLLVLAGDGPRSQVWQLAEAGVTVLYATPSQLRRLLLAAGPGGLPALTHVFCGGGKLDAACRAGMAALCPNAAIREFYGASETSFITIADAGTP
- a CDS encoding META domain-containing protein gives rise to the protein MTRIPMISAAIAATLGLAACEPTSTASDTPGANIPTGPYVLVGIGSDTVPQRNVGMTIEADGSISGQAPCNHYSAKQNAEPPAFALGPLTTSQMGCSGLAGRLESRYFQALSAANGITYEGGVLTIKGPTYLTYEPGYRKE
- a CDS encoding nitroreductase, producing the protein MHKSFSELMRRRRSVRAYRDEPVPRATVEEICRLARTAPSGANLQPGRFHILTGTALADLVRGLQAAIDAGLPETAEYSYFPDPMPATLKARQRAAGYALYQALGIARRDLEGRRRQFRRNYAFFGAPVGVVVTIDRAMGKGCFMDLGMSLMGFLLAAEAQGLGATGIGALANYGPTVHRLLDLPGDEMVVCGIALGWPDPDAPENRLRTGREDLPAYTSFRGF
- a CDS encoding biotin transporter BioY — protein: MERNIAQIALFAAMIAALGLVPQITLGFGVPITAQTLGVMLAGAVLGARRGAAAAGLFLLLVALGLPLLAGGRGGLGVFVSPTAGFALGFPVAAFATGLFVEHVRLRSAGLAAGLGAVFGGILVLYVLGAAGLAVVSGKGLAEAFGLVAVFIPGDLLKAAITGMLVQALARVRPQTLAWHRADADGAQTRL
- the recO gene encoding DNA repair protein RecO, translated to MEWSGEASVMAQQRHGESAVILTVLTRDAGLIRGLVPGGASTKRAAMLQPGNRISLRWRARLEEQLGTFAVEPARARPGLLGGADALAGVNAVTALLTYALPERDPHPRLADATEALLDLMDAGGNWAEAYLRWEMRLLDELGFGLDLASCAVTGSREGLAYVSPRSGRAVSAQAAGEWAPRLLPLPAMLGGRGNGGIEDALALTGHFLRSRLAEAHAGKPLPPARARLVARLIASPPASGW
- a CDS encoding thiolase family protein — protein: MSEAFIVAARRSPVVPRGGALRALEVHQLAAPVIRDLLRDAGLAPGDVDELVLGNALGAGGNPARVAALAAGLPERVAGLSIDRQCCGGMDAVLLAEALIRAGRHQVVLAGGAESYSRRPLRLHSDPAGGPPVAYDQPPFTPWPDRDPDMAEAAEAIARRLGIGRAEQDAWTVASHARALAAQDRMRAEITPLAGIGADPFARRMTLRTCARAPVLAGSVTAANTAAAADGAGFCLLVSGAVARRLAAPRMRILAGATLGADPELPGLAPVPAIRAALDAAGLKPEALSAVELMEAFAVQAIACARLAGLPEAAINRGGGALARGHPIGASGAINLVRLVHELDRPGQRGLAAIAAAGGLGSAAVLERLD
- the ade gene encoding adenine deaminase; the encoded protein is MLKPWTQSQARLVEVAAGRAPADLVIRGGQWVNVHAREVIPGIDLAVADGRVAYVGPDAGSSIGPDTQVIEAAGRFMVPGLIDAHMHVESGMLTPAGFAAAVIPHGTTTIFHDPHEIANVLGLEGVRLMRDESLLQPISMFTQMPSCAPSAPGLETTGQPITEGEVAQAMGWDGIVGLGEMMNFPGVAAGDPQMLAEIAATRAAGKTVGGHYASPDLGRPFHAYVAGGANDDHETTTEAQGIARVRQGMGCMMRLGSAWYDVASQITAITEKGLDPRFFILCTDDSHSGTLVHEGHMNRVVRHAIDCGCDPLVAIQMATINAAQHFGLERELGSITPGRRADVILTSELRTLPIEAVIAQGRLVAEAGRLLVDCPRIAWPEAARNSVHLGKRLAAPDFEVRATGASTRVRVIGVVENQAPTRALTAELPIRDGVIEGQGDTCHIALVERHRATGGVVNGFVSGFGYRGRMAVASTVAHDSHHMIVVGTDRDSMAAAANHLGGIGGGVTVFRDGEELATVPLPIAGLMSDRPAEEVAEAAQAIVKAMQDCGCTLNNAYMQHSLLALVVIPELRISDLGIVDVSRFELVDLMLDP
- the dnaN gene encoding DNA polymerase III subunit beta — encoded protein: MKFSIERADLVKAVSQAQSVVERRNTIPILANVLIEATPEGVSFRATDLDTEIVDRAHAQVERPGATTVSAGMLNDIARKLPDGALVQLSLDAASQRLSVQAGRSNFSLATLPREDFPVMSSSEYSANFSAPAAVLRRLFDKSKFAISNEETRYYLNGVYMHVAQGEDGPTLRCVATDGHRLARIDAPLPSGAEEMPGVIVPRKTVAELRKLLDDDEAEIAVSVSETKVRFATPTITLTSKVIDGTFPDYSRVIPSANARKLEVDAGDFAKAVDRVATVSSERSRAVKLSLDEDRLVLSVNAPDAGAADEELPVAYADDPLEIGFNAKYLHEIASQIERENAVFLFNGSGDAALIREGGDTSAVYVVMPMRV
- the dnaA gene encoding chromosomal replication initiator protein DnaA yields the protein MDRLWGQAREELQKIVGADSFSTWIEPLRLTGVADGTATIACPTRFLSDWVSRHYSDDILKVLDRMGGPVQRLSFETRSQTARQAAAPAVKRPAAPRPSGEEDLAAPLDSRFTFENFVVGKPNELAHAAARRVAEGGPVTFNPLFLYGGVGLGKTHLMHAIAREIQMRQPEARVLYLSAEQFMYRFVQALRDRTVMDFKELFRTVSVLMVDDVQFIAGKESTQEEFFHTFNTLVDQGKQIVISADRAPGEIKDMEERIKSRLQCGLVVDLHPTDYELRLGILQSKTDSFRVQYPGLLIAPGVLEFLAHRITSNVRVLEGALQRLFAFASLMGREITLDMTQECLADILRANDRKVSIEEIQRKVAEHYNIRLADMIGPKRVRTVARPRQIAMYLSKQMTSRSLPEIGRRFGGRDHTTIMHGVKKIEELRSADRGLAEDIDLLRRLLEA
- the recF gene encoding DNA replication/repair protein RecF — translated: MTLTRLHLTQFRSWARLEIEADRRPVAIHGPNGAGKTNILEAISMLSPGRGMRGAAPGDQARKGPDVGWQIRARIGEHEVLTRALPGERREVVIDDRPATQIALGGLMRLIWLTPAMDRLWTDAPEQRRRFLDRVTLSFTPGHAEDALAYDKAMRERNRLLKDEIRDPGWYRALEAQMAETGAAVTRNRLDAIARIMAAQDGAGTAFPSASLTLLPGEGFACDPDPDSIAARLAEGRSRDMAAGRTLTGPHRADLGAHWGPQAMPAALSSTGEQKALLLSLVLANARALGGETPVLLLDEVAAHLDAERRAALYDEICALGAQSWLTGTGPELFEALHGRAQFLAIERQGETSTLAMGI